A region of the Pseudomonas asiatica genome:
TGTTGGATGGAACGGGCCCAAGTATCTGCAGGCCGCATGAATACGATATGACTTGAATATGACAATTGGATGAAAGGCCATCACCGCTCAGCTGCTTGGCAATACCTGTAGGAGCGGCCTTGTGTCGCGATGGGCTGCGCAGCAGCCCCGGCAATTTGTGCCGGGTTGCGATCTCTGGGGCTGCTGCGCAGCCCATCGCGACACAAGGCCGCTCCTACAATGACTGCGTTGACCAATCGGTGCCGATCAGCGCTTGTTGGCGAGCAGGTACAGGCCCACAACCAGACCAACGGCACACAACCCCGCCACATAGTAGGCCGGTGCCATCGGGCTCACTTTCAGCAGCGCAGTCACCACCATCGGCGTCAGCCCGCCAAAGATTGCGTAGGCCACGTTGTACGAGAACGACAGCCCGCTGAAGCGCACCACCGCCGGGAACGCCTTGACCATCACATAAGGCACCGCGCCAATCACGCCCACGCACAGGCCGGTCACTGCATACAGCGGGAACAGCAGCTCGGGGCGCGTAGGCAAGCTGTGGTAGAAGGTCCAGGAGGTCGCCAGCAGCAACAGGCTGCCGATCACGAACACCCGGCCCGCGCCAAAACGATCAGCCAGGCTGCCAGCGCCGATGCAGCCGAAGCTGAGCAGCACGATGGCCAGGCTGTTGGCCTTGAGCGAGTCGGTGGGGCTGATGTGGTAGATGCTCTGCAGCAGCGCCGGAGTCATCAGGATGAGCACCACGATGGCGGCCGACAGCATCCAGGTCAGCAGCATCGACAGGATGATCGCACCGCGATGGTCACGCAGCACCGCGCGCAACGGCAGCTCCTCGGCCAGCGCCTTGCGCTGCTGCATCTCGGCGAACACCGGGGTTTCGTGCAGCCAACGGCGCAGGTACACCGAGAACAGGCCGAATACACCGCCGAGCAGGAACGGGATACGCCAAGCGTAATCGGCCACTTCCTCTGCGCTGTAGACGCTGTTGATCAGGGTCGCCACCAGCGAGCCAAGCAGGATACCCGCGGTGAGGCCAGCGGTTAGGGTGCCGCAGGCGTAGCCGGTGTTGCGCTCTGGCACGTGCTCGGACACGAATACCCAGGCGCCCGGTACCTCACCGCCGATGGCCGCGCCCTGGATCACGCGCATCAGCAGCAACAGGATCGGCGCCCACATGCCGATCTGTGCATAGGTGGGCAGCAGGCCCATGATCAGCGTTGGCAGGGCCATCATGAAGATGCTCAGGGTGAACATCTTCTTGCGCCCGAGCAGGTCGCCGAAGTGGGCCATGATGATGCCGCCCAGCGGCCGCGCCAGATAGCCGGCGGCAAAAATGCCGAAGGTTTGCATCAGGCGCAGCCATTCGGGCATGTCGGCGGGGAAGAACAGCTTGCCGACCACCGTGGCGAAGAACACGAAGATGATGAAGTCGTAGAACTCCAGCGCGCCGCCCAGGGCGGACAGTGAGAGAGTCTTGTAGTCACTGCGGGTCAGCGGCCGCGAGGGCTGCTCGATACTGCTCGGCACGGAAGTCATCGCTGATTGTTCTCTTTGTAGGCATGCAGGCCGCTTGGCACGCGGCTTCTGGAGTGGGAGACAGGCGAAGATAGCAAATTGCTGAGCTGCGCCGGAAGCGATACAAAATCCCTACACATATTCATGAATGCACGGTCGTCGCTGGCCGTTATGCTCTATATACTGGCAGTTCGTAGGAAAAGGTTGCTGCTAGCGTGGGATGTTGTGCGAAAACGCCGGTCTTTATGTCAGGCGGTTTCGCAGAGTTTCCCTACGGCCGCTCAGTGAAACGAAATCGGCGTAGTATGTTTCAAGCTGAATCGTTTACCCGGCCTTTGCGCCACACCAACGAAAAGCGTCACGGGTCAGAGGCCCCATCGCATGATTGAGCTCGAACAAGAAGATCCTATCCCGCAAGGTGACCTGGCCTTGCAGATCACCGCACTGCCGCGCGAAACCAACGGGTTTGGCGACATCTTCGGCGGCTGGCTGGTCGCCCAGATGGACTTGGCCGGTACCGCCATGGCCAGCCGTGTCGCCGGCGGCCGCGTGGCCACCGTAGCCATCGACCGCATGGCCTTTCTGGTCCCGGTCGCCGTCGGCGCGCAGCTGTCGTTCTATACCCAGACCCTGGAAATCGGTCGCAGCTCGATCCAGATGATGGTCGAAGTGTGGAGCGACGACCCGCTGTCCAGCGAATGGCGCAAGGTCACCGAAGCAGTCTTCGTCTTCGTCGCCATCGACGGCAGTGGCCGCACCCGCTCCGTACCTCGTCGCTGAGCCACGCCGGCGGTAAACTCATTGCATGTGCCCGGGTCCAAGGCCCACTGGCAATCAATGAGATGAATGCAATGGCTACCTTCCAGGTCGTAACCGAGCAACATGGCGAACTCAACTGCTGGCGTATCAGCAGCGACCAAGCCGAACTACTGATCGCCCAGCAGGGCGCGCAGATCCTCAGCTACCAGCGCGTTGGCGAGCCACCGCTGCTGTGGCTGAGCGACCAGGCCATCTTCCGTCAGGGCAAGTCGGTACGCGCCGGTGTGCCGGTGTGCTGGCCGTGGTTCGGCAACCTGCAGCGCAACCCCCAGGCCGTGCAGGCCATGTACCACGGCAAACAGGCTCCCGCCCACGGCCTGGTGCGCGCGCGCGACTGGCAATTGCTGGCTATCGAGGAAGCGGGCGAAGGCCTGCGTATCGAATTCGAACTGCCGGAAGCGCAGGGTGACCTGCCTGGCTGGCCTCATGACGTCGAGCTGAAGCTGGTAGTGGAGCTGGGCGAGGACCTGAAGCTGAACCTGACCAGCCGCAACATGGGCAATACCCCCGTCACCATCAGCCAGGCCCTGCACAGCTACTTCGCGGTCAGTGACGTGCGCCAGGCGCGGGTCGAAGGGGTGGAGGGACTGAGCTATATCGAGACCCTGGCTGACTGGGAGCAGCGCCAGCAGCAGGGGCCGCTGGCGTTTGCCGGGGAGACCGACCGGATCTACCTGGCGACCCCGCAAACCCTTAGCATCGTCGACCCGCATTGGGAGCGGCGCATTACCTTGACCAGCAGTGGGTCGCGCTCGGCGGTGATCTGGAACCCTTGGACTGAACGGGCCAGGGATCTGCCGGACATGGCTGATGATGGGTGGCAGCGGATGCTGTGCATCGAGACGGCGAATGTGTGGGATGACTTGGTGGAATTGAAGCCTGGGGGCAGCAGCTCGCTGGGGGTCAGGATTGGCTGTGAAATGATCTGAGTTTTGCAGTGCCTGTTCGGGCCCCTTCGCGGGTAAACCCGCTCCCACAAGGTCTCCACAATATTCAAGGTTTGTGGAGACCCTGTGGGAGCGGGTTTACCCGCGAAAGGGCCAGTGCAGGCAATCAGAGGTCTGCATCCTCCACCACCCTCACCTTCCCGGCATCCAGCGCATAGGCCGCATCGGCCAGGTCATTGCTGACCTTCTCCACCTTCAGCTTGCCGCTGACCCACAGCGGTGTGTAGATATCATCGATCTTCAGGCCTTTCGGGTAGCGCACCAGTACCAGCTGGTTCGGTGGCGGTGGCGGCACATGGATGCACGCGCCCGGGTACGGCACCAGGAAGAACAACGTGCTGTTGCCCTTGGCATCGCTCTCCAGCGGCACCGGGTAGCCGCCCAGGCGAATTTCCTTGCCGTTCATGGCCGCCACGGTCTTGGTCGAGTACATCACCGCCGGCAGGCCCTTGCTCTGCTTCAGGCCGCCCTTGTCGGTAAAGGTGCCCATGGCTTCCGGCGAGTTGTGGTCGATATCGGGCATTTGCTCGAGTGCCTGCTGGTCCGACTTGGGCATCAGCTCCAGCCAGTCGGTTTCAGGCAGTTCGGCATGGGCCAGGGTGCTGGCCAACAGCAGTGGGGCGAGGAAAAAGGCACGCATGAAAATGCTCGGCAACTCGAATGAATTGCCGGGCATTCTAACCAGTATTCAGCGTTTCTTGATGAATCCGTAGATCACCAGAAGGATCACAGCACCGATCAGCGCGCCAAGGAAACCGGCAGCCTGCCCGGCCTGGTAGATACCCAGCGCCTGGCCGCCGTAGGTGGCCAGCAGCGAGCCGGCAATCCCCAGCAGGATGGTCATGATCCAGCCCATGCTGTCGTCGCCCGGCTTGATGAAGCGGGCCAGCAGGCCGACGATAAGGCCGATGAAGATGGTTCCAATGATACCCATGGCAATCCCTCTGCAGTGAAGATGGAACAAGCCAAAGCCTAGACAGCGCTTTGGCTTGTTGCCATTTCAGAGGGCAAGCCGCTGGTAGAAGTTCGATCAGTTGCCGATCAGGGCTTCTACTTCGGCAATCTTGCGCTCGAGGGTGGCCATGTCGTGGCAGCGCAGGGTGGCGTGGCCAACCTTGCGACCAACCTTGAAGGCCTTGCCGTAGTGGTGCAGGTGGCAGTCACCGATGGCAACCACCTTGTCCACCGCCGGCACTTCACCGATGAAGTTGAGCATCGCGCTCTCGCCGACCTTGGCAGTCGAGCCCAGCGGCAAGCCGGCGACGGCGCGCAGGTGGTTCTCGAACTGGCTGCACTCGGCGCCTTCGATGGTCCAGTGCCCGGAGTTGTGCACGCGCGGGGCGATTTCGTTGGCCTTCAGGCCGCCGTCGACTTCGAAGAACTCGAAGGCCATCACGCCCACATAGTCCAGTTGCTTGAGCACACGGCCCACGTAGTCTTCGGCCAGAGCCTGCAGCGGGTGCGCCTGGCTGGCGACCGACAGGCGCAGGATGCCGCTTTCGTGGGTGTTGTGCACCAGCGGGTAGAAGCGGGTTTCGCCATCACGGGCACGCACGGCCACCAGCGACACTTCGCCGGTGAATGGCACGAAGCCTTCCAGCAGGCAAGGTACGCTGCCCAGCTCGGCAAAGGTACCGACCACGTCCTCAGGCGTGCGCAGCACCTTCTGGCCCTTGCCGTCGTAACCCAGGGTGCGGGTTTTCAGCACGGCCGGCAGGCCGATGCTGGCCACCGCGGCGTCCAGGTCGGCCTGCGAGAGGATGTCGGCGAAGGCCGGGGTAGGGATACCCAGGTCGCGGAACATGCTCTTCTCGAACAGGCGGTCACGGGCGATGCGCAGCGCTTCGGCGCTGGGGTACACCGGCACGAACTGCGAGAGGAAGGCCACGGTCTCGGCCGGGACGCTTTCGAACTCGAAGGTGACCAGGTCGACTTCGTCGGCCAACTGGCGCAGGTGGTCCTGGTCGCCGTAGTCGGCACGCAGGTGCTCGCCCAGCGGCGCAGCGCAGGCGTCCGGCGCCGGGTCGAGGAAGGCGAAGTTCATGCCCAGCGGGGTACCCGCCAGGGCCAGCATGCGGCCCAGCTGGCCGCCACCGATTACACCGATCTTCATGGGTTGAGCCTCAAGCCTGGCGCGGGTCTGGGTTGTCCAGCACGGTGTCGGTCTGTTCCGTGCGGAACTGCTTGAGCGCCGCGTGGTACTGCGGGTACTTGGCGCCGAGGATGCTGGCCGACAGCAGCGCGGCGTTGACCGCACCGGCACGACCGATGGCCAGGGTGGCAACCGGCACGCCGGCTGGCATCTGCACGATCGACAGCAGCGAATCGACACCCGACAGCATCGACGATTGCACAGGCACGCCCAGCACCGGCAGGTGGGTCTTGGCGGCACACATGCCTGGCAGGTGGGCTGCGCCACCGGCACCGGCGATGATCACCTCGATGCCACGGCCCTCAGCCTCCTCGGCATACTGGAACAGCAGATCCGGGGTACGGTGGGCGGAAACCACCTTCACCTCGTAGGGAATGCCGAGTTTTTCCAGCATATCGGCGGTGTGGCTAAGGGTGGACCAATCGGACTTGGAGCCCATGATCACGCCAACCAGTGCACTCATCGTCGAGCCTCTTCGCTTGTGCGCCCTTGGGCGCGTCAAAAAACAACAAGCCACGCGGGACGACCGGCGTGGCTTGTTTGCTGATCAGGACCGGACGCATCCGGTCGAAAGGCCGCGCAGTATACCGTAAGGTGGTGCGTTTAAGGCACCCCGGCGACCAACTGTCGCCCCTTATTTTTCGGGGCTTTGACTGACTTTTGGGTCAACCATTGCCGCCCCCTCGAGCTTGCGCCACAACAGCCTTACATTGGCCTTGCGCACCAGGGCGCAGCGGTACAGGCGGATTTCCAGCGGCACGTGCCACTGGCTGCCGCCGCAGATCGCCAGTTCGCCCCGTTCCAGTTCGCCACGCATCGACAGGCGCGGTACCCAGGCGATGCCCATGCCTTCCAGCGCCATGCTCTTCAGACTGTCGGCCATGGCGGTTTCATAGACGGTGGTATAGCGCAGGTTGCGCTGACGCAGCAGCAAATTGACCGAGCGACCGAGGAAGGCGCCGGCGGTATAGGCCAGCAGCGGCACGCTGCCCTCGCCTTCCAGGTCGAACAACGGCTTGCCGTCGGCATCCACGGCGCATACCGGCAACATTTCAGTGGTGCCCATGTGCAGTGACGGGAAGATCTCGGCATCCATCTGCAGGGCGGCATCCGGGTCATAGAAGGCCAGCATCAGGTCGCAGCCACCTTCGCGTAATGCATGCACTGCATCTCCGACGTTGGTCGCAACCAGGCGGGTGGCGATGTTCAACCCGTCGTTGCGCAACTGGGCCACCCAACGCGGGAAAAAGCCCGATGCCAGGGAGTGTGCTGCGGCCACCTGCACCACCTCACCCTGCCCGCCTTCCAGATGATGCAAGTGGCGGAGAATTTCGCTCAACTGGTCGACAACAGTACGCGCCGTGACAAGAAACAGCTGGCCGGCCTCTGTCAGCTCGATCGGCGTGCGGGAACGATTCACCAATTGCAGGCCCAAGGCTGCTTCCAGGCTGCGAATGCGCCGGCTGAAGGCCGGTTGGGTGACGAAACGCCGCTCTGCCGCCTGGGAAAAACTGCGGGTGGCGGCCAGCGCGCTGAAGTCTTCCAGCCATTTGCTTTCAAGGTTCACGAAGCACATCTCCTGGCGTGCACCAAAATGGAACACGCTCGAATGTCAATTGGCGTCACATGAAACACTATGCCGTTTGTGCATAGGTTAGCGTGCAACAGCATTGGCCGCAAAATCACCTTCAGGCCTAGGATTGGCGCCATTCCGGCATGTGCCGGGTCAAAATCGAGATGATATACATCATGTCCTCCGCTGCATCGTTCCGCGTCGAAAAAGATTTGTTGGGTACCCTTGAAGTTCCTGCAGATGCCTACTACGGCATCCAGACCCTGCGCGCTGCCAACAACTTCCACCTCTCCGGTGTTCCGCTGTCGCACTACCCGAAGCTGGTCGTGGCCCTGGCCATGGTCAAGCAGGCTGCTGCCGACGCCAACCGTGAGCTGGGTCACCTGAGCGATGCCAAGCACGCTGCCATCACCGCAGCCTGCGCCCGCCTGATCAAAGGCGATTACCACGACCAGTTCGTGGTGGACATGATCCAGGGCGGTGCTGGTACTTCTACCAACATGAACGCCAACGAAGTCATCGCCAACGTCGCGCTGGAGGCCATGGGCCACCAGAAGGGTGAGTACCAGTACCTGCACCCGAACAACGACGTGAACATGGCGCAGTCGACCAACGACGCCTACCCGACCGCCATCCGTCTGGGCCTGCTGCTGGGCCACGACGCCCTGCTGGCCAGCCTCGACAGCCTGATCCAGGCCTTCGCTGCCAAGGGTAAAGAGTTCGACCACGTACTGAAGATGGGCCGTACCCAGCTGCAGGACGCCGTACCGATGACCCTGGGCCAGGAATTCCGCGCCTTCGCCACTACCATGACCGAAGACCTGCAGCGCCTGCGCTCGCTGGCCCCGGAACTGCTGACCGAAATCAACCTGGGCGGTACCGCCATCGGCACCGGCATCAACGCCGACCCTGGCTACCAGGCCCTGGCCGTACAGCGCCTGGCTGCCATCAGCGGCCAGCCACTGGTACCGGCTGCCGACCTGATCGAAGCCACCTCGGACATGGGCGCCTTCGTGCTGTTCTCCGGCATGCTCAAGCGTACCGCCGTCAAGCTGTCGAAGATCTGCAACGACCTGCGCCTGCTGTCCAGCGGCCCGCGCACCGGCATCAACGAGATCAACCTGCCAGCGCGTCAGCCAGGCAGCTCGATCATGCCAGGCAAGGTCAACCCGGTTATCCCGGAAGCCGTCAACCAGGTGGCCTTCGCCATCATGGGCAACGACCTGGCCCTGACCGTCGCCGCCGAAGGTGGCCAGCTGCAGCTGAACGTTATGGAGCCGCTGATCGCCTACAAGATCTTCGACTCGATCCGCCTGCTGCAACGCGCCATGGACATGCTGCGCGAGCACTGCATCGTCGGCATCACCGCCAACGAACAGCGCTGCCGTGAACTGGTCGAGCACTCGATCGGCCTGGTCACCGCCCTGAACCCGTACATCGGCTACGAAAACGCCACCCGTATCGCCCGCGTTGCCCTGGAAACCGGCCGCGGCGTACTGGAACTGGTGCGCGAAGAGAAGCTGCTGGACGACGCGATGCTCGACGACATCCTGCGTCCGGAAAACATGATCGCTCCCCGTCTGGTTCCGCTGAAGGCGTAACCAGGCCGCTGTAAACAGTCTCACCAGGTCGAGGGACTAGACACCTCTCAACCTTTCCAAGGCCCGAGCCTATGCTTCGGGCCTTTTTTTTTGCCTGAAGGATTTGGGGCTGCTTTGCAGCCCATCGCGACGCAAGGCCGCTCCTACAAGAGCCCTGCGTACACCGGCCAATGTGGGAGCGGCCCCCGAACATCGGCACACAACTTGCTCCATAATGCGTCCCAGCCCAACGGGATTACCCAGCATGCTGCACAGCCACCTGACCACCCTCAACGCGGTTTCGCTGATCCTCAACGTCTTCCAGGCAGACGGTTGCGAGGCGTCGGCGCTGCTAGCCGGCAGCGGCATCGGCCCGGCAGACCTGGGCCATGCCGATGCGCGCATCACTACCCAGCAGGAACTGCAGGTGTGCGCCAACGCCGTTGCCCGACGCGAGGATATCGGCCTGGAACTGGGCCGACGCATGCATGTGTCGTGCTACGGCATGCTCGGTTACGCCCTGCTCTCCAGTGCCACTTTGGGTGACGCCTTGCGCCTGGCGCTGCAGTATCCGGCACTGCTGGGAACAGTCTTCAAGCTGCGTTTGCTCGACGACGGCCAGCGCGTCTGGTTCAGCGCCAGCGACTACCACGACAGCCCGACGCTGACCGCCTTCAACGCCGAGTTCTGCCTGGTGTCGCTGAAGGTCATCTGCGACGACCTGCTCGGCCGCCCGCTGCCCCTGCTGGCAGCCCGTTTCGAACACCCACGGCCCGGTTACCACGCACTCTATGCCGGGGCATTCCAGTGCCCGGTCGGTTTCGAAGCCGAGGACAATGCCTTTGCCTTCGAACGGCGCTGGCTGGACACGCCACTGCCGCTGGCCGACCCGATTACCCACAAGGCCATGAGCGAACGCTGCCGGCGCCTGAACCTGGAATTCACCGGCCGCCAGGCCTGGCTGGGGAGGATTCGCCAACTGCTGGCGCAGCAACTGGATGCAGCGCCCGGGCTGGATGGGCTGGCGCGGCAGATGAACTGCTCATCGCGCACCCTGCGCCGGCATTTGCAGGCGTTGGGCAGCAGTTATCAACAGCTGCTGGATGAACTGAGGTTCGAGCGGGCCAAACAATTGCTGGCTGATGAGCAGATGCCGATCTATCGGATTGCCGAGTGCCTGGGGTTCAGCGAGACCGCCAGTTTTCGGCATGCCTTCCAGCGTTGGAGTGGCGTCGCGCCCAGCCATTTTCGCGGTTGACCTGTACCGGCCCTTTCGCGGGTGAACCCGCTCCCACAGGGATTGCACACACTCAGGTGCAACACTGTACCTGTGGGAGCGGGTTCACCCGCGAAAGGGCCAGTACAGGCCACCAACAAATCCAGCCAAAGAGCTTGGCCATATCGATCCCCTTTTGGCCACTTGCGTCGTTCTCCCCCACTGGCCCGCCCATGAGAATGGGCCCACGCCAGTACCCACCGGAGAACAACAATGCTGACGATCTATTCCGATGACCACCGCCTGCACCACGGCCGCTGCGAGCTGATCGACGGCAAGCTGATGCCCTGTTTCGAAATGCCGTCACGCGCCGACCATGTGCTCGACCAAGTCAAGAAGCGCAACCTTGGCGACATCCAGGGCCCCACCGACTTCGGGCGCGCACCGTTGCTGCGCATCCACAGCGCCGGCTACCTGGACTTCTTCGAAGGCGCCTGGGCACGCTGGGCCGCACTGGGCCAGGAAGGCGACTTGCTGCCGTTCACCTGGCCCGCACGCACCCTGCGCCAGGTAAAACCCACCGGCCTGCACGGTGAGCTGGGCTACTACAGCTTCGATGCCGGCGCACCGATCACCGCCGGTACCTGGCAGGCCGCCTACAGCGCCGCTCAGGTCGCCCTCACCGCGCAGGCGGCGATCCAGCAAGGCGCCCATTCCGCCTTCGCCCTGTGCCGCCCGCCAGGGCACCATGCCGCCGGCGAAGTCATGGGTGGCTATTGCTACCTGAACAACGCCGCGATCGCCGCCCAGGCCTTCCTCGACCAGGGCCGGCGCAAGGTCGCCATCCTCGACGTCGACTACCACCACGGCAACGGCACCCAGGACATCTTCTACAACCGCAACGATGTGTTCTTCGCCTCGATCCATGGCGACCCGCGCGACGAGTTCCCGTTCTTCCTCGGCTATTCCGATGAAACCGGCGAGGGTGCCGGTGAAGGCTGCAACATCAACTACCCACTGCCGGCCGGCAGCGACTGGGCCGCCTGGAGCGCTGCCCTGGAGGACGCCTGCCAGCGCATCGCCGCCTATGACGCCGATGTGCTGGTGATCTCGCTGGGCGTGGATACCTTCAAGGACGACCCGATCTCGCAGTTCAAGCTGGACAGCCCGGACTACCTGGAAATGGGCAAGCGCATCGCCCAGCTCGGCAAGCCGACCCTGTTCGTGATGGAAGGCGGCTACGCTGTGGAAGAAATCGGTATCAACGCGGTCAATGTGCTGGAAGGCTTCCAGCACGCCCAGCCAGGAGCCCGGTAATGGTCCGACTCAAGCGTCTGCTCGCCCCGTTCATCGCCGCTACCCTGTTCACCGGTGCCCTGCACGCCCAGGCCGAACAGCGCACCCTGCGGGTGTACAACTGGTTCGACTACATCACTCCGCAAACCCTCACCGAATTTCAGAAAGACAGCGGGGTAAAGCTGGTCTACGACATCTTCGACACCAACGAGGCGCTGGAAGCCAAGCTGCTGACCGGCAACTCCGGGTATGACGTGGTAGTGCCGTCCAACGTGTTCCTCGCCAAGCAGATCGAAGCGGGGGTGTTCCAGCCACTGGATCGCAGCAAGCTGCCGAACTGGAAGCACCTGGACCCGGCGCTGATGAAGCTGATCGAGGCCAACGACCCCGGCAACAAATTTGCCGTGCCCTACATGTACGGCACCGTGCTGATCGGCTTCAACCCGGCCAAGGTCAAGGCTGCGCTCGGCGACAACGCCCCGGTGGACAGCTGGGACCTTATCTTCAAGGAAGAGAACATCGCCAAGCTCAAGCAATGCGGCGTGGCCCTGCTCGACTCGCCGTCGGAGATCATGCCGCTGGCGTTGCAGTATCTGGGCTTGCCACCTAACAGCGACAAACCGGCTGATTACAAGAAAGCCGAAGCGCTGATGCTGAAGATCCGCCCGCACATCACCTACTTCCATTCCTCGAAATACATGGCCGACATCGCTAACGGCGATATCTGCGTGGCAGTGGGCTACAGCGGCAGCTTCTCGCAGGCCGCCAACCGCGCCGTCGAGGCGAAGAATGGCGTGGTGGTGGACATGCGCCTGCCCAAGGAAGGTGCACCGATCTGGTTCGACATGCTGGCGATTCCGAAGAACGCGGCCAACCCGGAAGATGCCCACGCGTTCATCAACTACCTGCTGCGGCCCGAAGTGATTGCGCCGATCAGTGACTTTGTCGGGTACCCGAACCCGAACAAAGACGCGACCGACAAGGTGAGCCCGGCGATTCGCAACAACCCCAACCTGTATCCGACGGCGGAGGCGATGGCCAAGCTGTATACCCTCAAGCCCCTGGCGCGGGATGCCGAGCGGGCTCGGACCAGGGCCTGGACGCGGATCAAGTCCGGCACCTGATTTAGAGCCGGGGGCTGCTTTGCAGCCCAATCGCCGGCAAGCCAGCTCCCACAGGGATCTCGCAAGCTTGAGGATTTAGTGCAAGGCAGTTGCTCCCCAGGGCTGCACAGCTCTCAAGACCGGTGCAGTCCCTGTGGGAGCGGGCGTGCCCGCGAAGGGCCGCACAGCGGCCCCATTCACTTTCTCCAGGCCTTGCGCAAGCGCATCAACGCCTCGGCAATCTCCCCCTCCGGCACCGCTGCAAACCCCAGCACCAGCCCTGCCCTTTTATCCACAGGTACCTCGCTGTCCGCCAGCCAGAAATTACTCAGCGGCGTCACCTCCACCCCCACCGCTTCAGCCTTGACCACCAGCTCCTGCTCCCGCGCAAAGTTATCCACATCGACCTTCACATGCAGCCCGGCCGCCACCTCCGGCATGCCGCCCAAACCCGGAATATCCACAGGCCAGCCAGCCTTGAGCACATTGCGCCGGCTCAACGCTGCCTTGCGCATGCGCCGAATATGCCGCTGGAAGTGCCCCCGGGCCATGAACTCGGCCATCACGCACTGGCTACTGACCTCCGAATGCCGCACCGCCAGCGCCCTGCCCTGGCTGAACGCCTGCGCCAGTTGCGGCGGCAGTACCAGGTAGCCCAGGCGCAACGCTGGAAAGGCGATCTTGCCGAAGGTACCGACATACAGTACCCGCCCGTGCCGGTCGAGTGCCGCTAGCGGGGCCAAGGGCGCACCGCTGTAGCGATACTCGCCGTCGTAGTCGTCTTCGATGATCCAGCCTTCGCTGCGCTCGGCCCAGGCCAGCAGTTCCAGGCGTCGCGCCAGGCTCATGGTCACCCCGGTCGGGTACTGGTGGGCTGGCGTGACATAGGCCAGCCGGCAATCCGTCAGCTGCCCAAGCCGGCGACAGTCCATGCCGTCCTCGTCCACCGGCACACCACACAACCTGCCACCGGCCAGCGCAAAGGCATGTCCGGCTGCGCGGTAACCCGGGTTTTCCACAGCCACACCGTCGCCGGGCTGCAACAGCAACTGTGCACAAAGGCTGATGGCCTGCTGCGCACCACTGGTGATCACAATTTGTTCAGCAGTACAACTCAGCCCACGCGAGCGACGCAGGTAGGCCGCGATCAGTTCGCGCAGCAGCGGCTCGCCTGCCGGGTCGCCATAACCCAACTGCGCCGGAGCCGGGTTGCGCCAGAAACCCGCCTGCAGCTTGGCCCAGACGTCGAACGGGAACAGGTCGAACGCCGGAATACCGACGCGAAAAGCACGCGGTGCACCGCTTCTTGGGGGCGGCAGATGGTTACTTTTCAGGCGCTGCAAAGGCTCGCTGGAACAGCGTTTGCTGGATAAATCCTCAGTATTTTCTGAGGAAAATGTGGATAAGTCTGTTGATAACCCCCGGGATAACCCTGTGGATACTTGTGTGGATAGTTTTGCAGTGGAGAGTTTCGGTAACTGGCTGACATAGGTGCCGTCGCCTACCCGGCTTTCGATGTAGCCCTCGGCATATAGCTGGTCATAGGCCCGCACCACGCTGTTGCGTGACAGCGCCA
Encoded here:
- a CDS encoding MFS transporter, which gives rise to MTSVPSSIEQPSRPLTRSDYKTLSLSALGGALEFYDFIIFVFFATVVGKLFFPADMPEWLRLMQTFGIFAAGYLARPLGGIIMAHFGDLLGRKKMFTLSIFMMALPTLIMGLLPTYAQIGMWAPILLLLMRVIQGAAIGGEVPGAWVFVSEHVPERNTGYACGTLTAGLTAGILLGSLVATLINSVYSAEEVADYAWRIPFLLGGVFGLFSVYLRRWLHETPVFAEMQQRKALAEELPLRAVLRDHRGAIILSMLLTWMLSAAIVVLILMTPALLQSIYHISPTDSLKANSLAIVLLSFGCIGAGSLADRFGAGRVFVIGSLLLLATSWTFYHSLPTRPELLFPLYAVTGLCVGVIGAVPYVMVKAFPAVVRFSGLSFSYNVAYAIFGGLTPMVVTALLKVSPMAPAYYVAGLCAVGLVVGLYLLANKR
- a CDS encoding acyl-CoA thioesterase; the protein is MIELEQEDPIPQGDLALQITALPRETNGFGDIFGGWLVAQMDLAGTAMASRVAGGRVATVAIDRMAFLVPVAVGAQLSFYTQTLEIGRSSIQMMVEVWSDDPLSSEWRKVTEAVFVFVAIDGSGRTRSVPRR
- a CDS encoding D-hexose-6-phosphate mutarotase, producing the protein MATFQVVTEQHGELNCWRISSDQAELLIAQQGAQILSYQRVGEPPLLWLSDQAIFRQGKSVRAGVPVCWPWFGNLQRNPQAVQAMYHGKQAPAHGLVRARDWQLLAIEEAGEGLRIEFELPEAQGDLPGWPHDVELKLVVELGEDLKLNLTSRNMGNTPVTISQALHSYFAVSDVRQARVEGVEGLSYIETLADWEQRQQQGPLAFAGETDRIYLATPQTLSIVDPHWERRITLTSSGSRSAVIWNPWTERARDLPDMADDGWQRMLCIETANVWDDLVELKPGGSSSLGVRIGCEMI
- a CDS encoding DUF3299 domain-containing protein; this encodes MRAFFLAPLLLASTLAHAELPETDWLELMPKSDQQALEQMPDIDHNSPEAMGTFTDKGGLKQSKGLPAVMYSTKTVAAMNGKEIRLGGYPVPLESDAKGNSTLFFLVPYPGACIHVPPPPPNQLVLVRYPKGLKIDDIYTPLWVSGKLKVEKVSNDLADAAYALDAGKVRVVEDADL
- a CDS encoding GlsB/YeaQ/YmgE family stress response membrane protein, with the translated sequence MGIIGTIFIGLIVGLLARFIKPGDDSMGWIMTILLGIAGSLLATYGGQALGIYQAGQAAGFLGALIGAVILLVIYGFIKKR
- a CDS encoding 5-(carboxyamino)imidazole ribonucleotide synthase; translated protein: MKIGVIGGGQLGRMLALAGTPLGMNFAFLDPAPDACAAPLGEHLRADYGDQDHLRQLADEVDLVTFEFESVPAETVAFLSQFVPVYPSAEALRIARDRLFEKSMFRDLGIPTPAFADILSQADLDAAVASIGLPAVLKTRTLGYDGKGQKVLRTPEDVVGTFAELGSVPCLLEGFVPFTGEVSLVAVRARDGETRFYPLVHNTHESGILRLSVASQAHPLQALAEDYVGRVLKQLDYVGVMAFEFFEVDGGLKANEIAPRVHNSGHWTIEGAECSQFENHLRAVAGLPLGSTAKVGESAMLNFIGEVPAVDKVVAIGDCHLHHYGKAFKVGRKVGHATLRCHDMATLERKIAEVEALIGN
- the purE gene encoding 5-(carboxyamino)imidazole ribonucleotide mutase — its product is MSALVGVIMGSKSDWSTLSHTADMLEKLGIPYEVKVVSAHRTPDLLFQYAEEAEGRGIEVIIAGAGGAAHLPGMCAAKTHLPVLGVPVQSSMLSGVDSLLSIVQMPAGVPVATLAIGRAGAVNAALLSASILGAKYPQYHAALKQFRTEQTDTVLDNPDPRQA